One Mercurialis annua linkage group LG3, ddMerAnnu1.2, whole genome shotgun sequence DNA window includes the following coding sequences:
- the LOC130015260 gene encoding uncharacterized protein LOC130015260, with translation MKTKATGSKQRSYSQIKTIQQGKTSSSGNRLPEVTVTDGQWQSMMTATGRLAERPLLRMNGVLVGGSTEVSEALVVDRSFKFKRIWNAVVPPRVKFFIWTSFHNRVPTLQFLSQRKIVPVDAGCIVCGMEESQSHLFLHCEFASAVWYKVLRKVGLSWVIPKEFDDFLLHWIHLIPHGKYANLWQSLWFFLIWEIWKARNMKIFQQKQTS, from the exons ATGAAGACAAAGGCAACTGGGTCTAAACAAAGATCTTACTCACAAATTAAGACCATACAACAAG GTAAAACTTCTAGCTCAGGGAATCGTCTTCCTGAAGTAACTGTGACTGATGGGCAGTGGCAGTCAATGATGACAGCTACTGGTCGGCTTGCTGAGAGACCCTTGCTGCGTATGAATGGGGTGTTGGTGGGAGGAAGTACCGAAGTCTCAGAAGCTTTGGTTGTGGATCGTTCGTTTAAATTCAAAAGAATTTGGAATGCTGTTGTTCCTCCTCGCGTGAAATTCTTTATCTGGACTTCGTTTCATAACCGAGTTCCCACACTTCAGTTTCTTTCTCAAAGGAAAATTGTGCCGGTTGATGCAGGTTGTATTGTTTGTGGAATGGAAGAATCTCAGTCACATTTGTTTCTTCATTGTGAGTTTGCTAGTGCAGTTTGGTACAAAGTGCTTCGGAAGGTTGGTCTGAGTTGGGTTATTCCTAAGGAATTTGATGATTTCCTTCTCCATTGGATTCATCTCATTCCACATGGAAAATATGCTAATCTTTGGCAATCTCTTTGGTTTTTTCTTATCTGGGAAATTTGGAAGGCTCGTAACATGAAGATTTTTCAGCAGAAGCAAACATCTTAG